One segment of Campylobacter concisus ATCC 51562 DNA contains the following:
- a CDS encoding molybdopterin-dependent oxidoreductase: MKRRDFIKFSALAATAAQANKIEGVTKTIFDQKKTFGANRFGLFWANTNSNQIVSVDPFDGDKFPNTMNNSLPDLIQNESRVLYPYVRKSYLKAKGAAKSELRGKEEFVRVSWDTALDLAAKALKENFDKYGPESIYGECYWWGGSGKISWGRTVGHRMLKVLGGYVEESGDYSTGAGLVIMPHVLGNSAVYDAPTKWEAMVKNAKNIVFWGTDPLVTGQISWQPPTHDGYLGIKKIKDAGIKTYSVCVFKNDTTRYLDSEAIIVRPNTDVAMMLGMCHYLYENKLYDEEFIKKYTVGFNKFKDYLLGTTDKVVKDINWASKICGVKAEDIAKFATALAKEPSTIIAGRSLQRQDHGEMGFWGIVTLSAMLGHIGKEGLGFEFNLYYGNGSTDKIAPALKGISTRISEKYENVDGAPWKKFKNVTIPSSRSIEALQNPGKEIDYDGSKIKLPHMRVAYMASGSMFTRHQDVNNTVKAWRKFDTVITAEPYWTSTAKLSDIVLPVALEVERNDINQSVPSSEYIVAYKPVVEPMGESRSDYWICSQICKRWGREEVFTEGKDELGWAKEFYADAVEQAKALDLKMPSFDEFWKEGYVKFDKDNEETKYYTRLSAFRENPHKNRLGTPSGKIEIYSPTIAKFGYKDFAPHFAWIEPFEWLGSEKAKKYPFSITTPHSRYRLHSQLNNSIIRNYAEVSAREPMLINTNDAKKKGIATGDVVRVFNDRGEILVGALVTDIIPERVIAICEGAWYDPEVLGERSLCKHGCINVLTRDKGTSSIAQSNCGHTILADLEKYKGEIKPITAFSKPKILQSL, encoded by the coding sequence ATGAAAAGACGAGATTTTATAAAATTTTCTGCACTTGCAGCCACTGCGGCACAAGCGAACAAGATTGAAGGTGTGACAAAAACCATTTTTGACCAAAAGAAAACTTTTGGCGCAAATAGATTTGGTCTATTTTGGGCAAATACCAACTCAAATCAAATCGTCTCCGTTGATCCATTTGATGGTGATAAATTCCCAAATACAATGAATAACAGCTTGCCAGATCTCATCCAAAATGAAAGTCGCGTACTCTATCCATACGTAAGAAAAAGCTACCTAAAGGCAAAAGGCGCGGCAAAAAGCGAGCTTCGTGGCAAGGAAGAATTTGTGCGTGTTAGCTGGGATACGGCACTTGACCTTGCTGCAAAAGCCTTAAAAGAAAATTTTGACAAATATGGCCCTGAGAGCATCTACGGCGAATGCTATTGGTGGGGCGGTAGCGGTAAGATCAGCTGGGGTAGGACTGTTGGCCACAGGATGCTAAAAGTGCTTGGCGGATACGTTGAAGAGAGCGGCGACTACTCAACAGGCGCTGGTCTTGTCATCATGCCTCACGTCCTTGGAAATAGTGCGGTTTATGACGCTCCTACAAAATGGGAAGCTATGGTTAAAAATGCTAAGAACATCGTATTTTGGGGTACTGACCCGCTTGTAACTGGTCAAATTTCATGGCAGCCACCAACACACGATGGTTATCTTGGCATAAAAAAGATAAAAGATGCTGGCATAAAAACTTATAGCGTTTGCGTCTTTAAAAACGACACCACAAGATATCTTGACTCTGAAGCTATCATCGTTCGTCCAAATACCGACGTAGCAATGATGCTTGGCATGTGCCACTATCTATATGAAAACAAGCTTTATGACGAAGAATTTATCAAAAAATACACAGTTGGCTTTAATAAATTTAAAGACTACCTACTTGGCACAACCGACAAAGTGGTCAAAGACATAAACTGGGCTAGTAAAATTTGTGGTGTAAAAGCCGAAGATATAGCTAAATTTGCAACAGCGCTTGCAAAAGAGCCAAGCACTATCATCGCTGGCAGATCACTTCAAAGACAAGATCACGGCGAGATGGGCTTTTGGGGTATCGTAACACTTAGTGCGATGCTTGGCCACATCGGTAAAGAGGGTCTTGGATTTGAGTTTAACCTCTACTACGGAAACGGTAGCACCGATAAGATAGCACCTGCTCTAAAAGGTATCAGCACTAGGATAAGCGAGAAATATGAAAACGTAGATGGCGCTCCATGGAAGAAATTTAAAAACGTAACCATCCCATCTTCAAGATCAATCGAAGCTTTGCAAAATCCTGGCAAAGAGATAGATTATGATGGCTCTAAGATCAAACTTCCACATATGAGAGTAGCTTATATGGCCTCTGGTTCGATGTTTACAAGACACCAGGACGTAAATAACACCGTTAAAGCGTGGCGTAAATTTGACACCGTAATAACCGCTGAGCCATACTGGACAAGCACAGCTAAACTAAGCGACATCGTCTTACCAGTGGCACTTGAGGTAGAGAGAAATGACATCAACCAAAGTGTCCCATCAAGCGAATACATCGTGGCTTATAAGCCAGTAGTTGAGCCAATGGGAGAAAGCAGAAGCGACTACTGGATATGCTCACAAATTTGCAAACGCTGGGGTAGAGAAGAGGTCTTTACTGAGGGTAAAGATGAGCTTGGCTGGGCAAAAGAATTTTACGCAGATGCCGTAGAGCAAGCTAAGGCACTAGATCTTAAAATGCCAAGCTTTGATGAGTTTTGGAAAGAGGGCTATGTCAAATTTGACAAAGACAATGAAGAGACAAAATACTACACAAGACTTAGTGCATTTAGAGAAAATCCGCACAAAAATCGCCTTGGTACGCCATCAGGCAAGATAGAGATATACTCTCCAACTATCGCTAAATTTGGCTACAAAGACTTTGCCCCACACTTTGCTTGGATCGAGCCGTTTGAGTGGCTTGGTAGTGAAAAAGCTAAAAAATATCCATTTAGCATCACAACCCCACACTCAAGATATCGCCTCCACTCTCAGCTAAATAACTCAATAATCAGAAACTACGCTGAAGTGAGCGCAAGAGAGCCGATGTTAATAAATACAAACGACGCTAAGAAAAAAGGTATCGCAACTGGTGATGTAGTGAGAGTCTTTAATGACAGGGGTGAAATTTTGGTAGGAGCGCTTGTTACTGACATCATCCCAGAGCGTGTCATCGCTATTTGCGAAGGTGCATGGTACGACCCTGAAGTGCTTGGCGAAAGAAGCCTTTGTAAGCACGGCTGCATCAATGTCTTAACACGCGACAAAGGCACATCTAGTATCGCTCAAAGCAACTGCGGACATACGATACTAGCGGATCTTGAAAAATATAAAGGCGAGATCAAACCAATAACTGCCTTTTCTAAACCAAAAATTTTACAATCTTTGTAG
- a CDS encoding YolD-like family protein yields the protein MASKDRAKIFSSFNPLSTLERALRSREREKCEKLELDESMMDEILKKISKLKPADEVYVSYHDGYTYTSASGLISDVNFKNKTLMVVKTRIKFEDINDLKII from the coding sequence GTGGCGAGTAAAGATAGAGCAAAAATTTTTAGCTCGTTTAATCCTCTCTCAACCTTAGAGCGAGCCCTGCGGTCAAGAGAGCGAGAAAAATGCGAAAAACTTGAACTTGATGAAAGCATGATGGATGAAATTTTAAAAAAGATAAGCAAGCTAAAGCCGGCTGATGAAGTATATGTGAGCTATCATGACGGCTACACCTATACAAGTGCTAGCGGACTAATCTCTGACGTAAATTTCAAAAATAAAACTCTTATGGTTGTAAAAACTAGGATTAAATTTGAAGATATAAATGACCTAAAAATAATTTAG
- the aroC gene encoding chorismate synthase has translation MNTFGKKLTLTTFGESHGVAIGGVIDGLPAGLKIDVDFIQSELDRRRPGQSNFTTARDEADKIEIFSGIFNGVSTGAPIGFAIFNNNQKSNDYDNLREIFRPGHADFTYFKKYGFRDHRGGGRSSARETAIRVAGGAFAQLLLNEFNIEILSGVLGIGKVFSDKIDFNFAKNSQIYALGNEEAMKEVVNKARSEHDSVGAVVLSVARGVPAGLGEPLYDKLDSALAAALMGINGVKAVEIGAGVNVSSMLGSANNDEMDELGFLSNNAGGILGGISSGAEIVLKSHFKPTPSIFKEQKTLNLAGEVVDFELRGRHDPCIGIRGSVVATAMIRLVIADMLLLNASTKLENLKKIYG, from the coding sequence TTGAATACATTTGGCAAAAAACTAACCTTAACGACCTTTGGCGAGAGCCACGGGGTGGCGATTGGTGGCGTAATAGACGGACTTCCAGCTGGGCTAAAGATAGATGTAGATTTCATCCAAAGTGAGCTAGATAGACGCCGCCCGGGACAAAGCAACTTTACAACCGCAAGAGATGAAGCCGATAAGATAGAAATTTTTAGCGGTATTTTTAACGGAGTAAGCACTGGAGCACCGATAGGTTTTGCCATTTTTAACAACAACCAAAAGTCAAACGACTATGACAATTTACGTGAAATTTTCCGCCCTGGCCATGCGGATTTTACATATTTCAAAAAATATGGCTTTAGAGATCACAGAGGCGGCGGACGCTCAAGCGCAAGAGAAACGGCCATTAGAGTAGCTGGTGGAGCTTTTGCACAGCTACTTTTAAATGAGTTTAATATAGAAATTTTAAGTGGAGTGCTTGGTATCGGTAAAGTTTTTAGTGACAAAATAGACTTTAACTTTGCTAAAAATTCTCAAATTTACGCTCTTGGCAACGAAGAAGCGATGAAAGAAGTGGTAAATAAAGCTAGAAGCGAGCACGATAGCGTGGGAGCTGTGGTTTTAAGCGTGGCTAGAGGAGTGCCAGCTGGTCTTGGTGAGCCACTTTATGATAAGCTAGATAGCGCTTTAGCAGCGGCTTTGATGGGCATAAATGGTGTAAAAGCCGTTGAGATAGGTGCTGGCGTAAATGTAAGCTCCATGCTTGGCTCAGCAAACAATGACGAGATGGACGAGCTTGGCTTTTTGAGCAACAACGCTGGTGGCATACTTGGGGGCATAAGCAGTGGCGCCGAGATCGTGCTAAAGAGCCATTTTAAGCCTACGCCTTCGATATTTAAAGAGCAAAAGACGCTAAATTTAGCTGGCGAAGTGGTAGATTTTGAGCTAAGAGGTAGACATGATCCTTGCATAGGTATACGTGGTAGTGTCGTTGCAACTGCGATGATAAGGCTAGTTATCGCCGATATGTTACTACTAAATGCTAGTACAAAGCTTGAAAATTTAAAGAAGATTTACGGCTAA
- the rnc gene encoding ribonuclease III: MKILEEFEKSLGYKFKKTELLEEALTHKSTKQALNNERLEFLGDAVMDLLVAEYLFKKFSKIAEGDMSKLRAALVNEKSFANMARHLKMGKFLRLSTAEENNGGREKDSILSDAFEAVMGAIYLEAGLDKVREISIALLELCYPQIDFAHLEKDYKTALQEITQASLGVIPIYELIGTSGPDHKKEFEIALLLNGKEISRAVGSSKKQAQQLAAKIALEKIKK; encoded by the coding sequence ATGAAAATTTTAGAAGAATTTGAAAAGAGTCTTGGGTATAAATTTAAAAAAACTGAACTTTTAGAAGAGGCGCTAACGCACAAGAGCACCAAACAGGCGTTAAATAACGAAAGGCTTGAGTTTTTAGGCGATGCGGTGATGGATCTGCTTGTGGCTGAGTATCTTTTTAAAAAATTTAGTAAGATCGCAGAGGGCGACATGAGCAAGCTAAGAGCCGCACTTGTAAATGAAAAAAGCTTTGCAAATATGGCAAGGCATCTAAAAATGGGTAAATTTTTAAGGCTAAGCACGGCTGAAGAGAATAATGGCGGACGCGAGAAAGATAGCATTTTAAGCGATGCGTTTGAGGCAGTGATGGGCGCTATCTACCTTGAGGCTGGACTTGATAAGGTGCGAGAAATTTCGATCGCTCTGCTTGAACTTTGCTATCCACAGATCGACTTTGCACACCTAGAAAAGGATTACAAAACCGCTCTTCAAGAGATTACTCAGGCTAGTCTTGGTGTCATACCAATATACGAGCTCATCGGCACGTCAGGTCCTGATCATAAGAAAGAATTTGAGATAGCCTTGCTACTAAATGGCAAAGAAATTTCACGCGCCGTTGGCAGCTCTAAAAAGCAAGCCCAACAGCTTGCAGCAAAAATCGCACTAGAAAAAATCAAAAAATAG
- the rnhA gene encoding ribonuclease HI, producing MKIVTLFSDGSCLGNPGAGGWAYILRFNEAQKKASGGEAYTTNNQMELKAAIMGLKALKEPCEVRLFTDSSYVVNSINEWLSNWQKRNFKNVKNVELWQEYLEISKPHKVVASWVKGHAGHPENEECDQMARDEALKIKDENER from the coding sequence GTGAAGATAGTAACACTTTTTAGCGACGGCTCGTGCCTTGGAAACCCTGGAGCTGGCGGCTGGGCTTACATCTTAAGATTTAATGAAGCGCAGAAAAAAGCAAGCGGCGGAGAGGCATATACGACAAATAACCAAATGGAGTTAAAAGCTGCGATAATGGGGTTAAAAGCGTTAAAAGAGCCTTGCGAGGTGAGACTCTTTACCGATAGCTCATACGTAGTAAATAGCATAAATGAGTGGCTTTCTAACTGGCAAAAGAGAAATTTTAAAAACGTAAAAAATGTAGAGCTTTGGCAGGAGTATCTAGAAATTTCAAAGCCTCACAAAGTCGTGGCAAGCTGGGTTAAGGGGCATGCTGGACACCCTGAAAACGAGGAGTGCGACCAGATGGCGAGGGACGAGGCATTAAAAATAAAAGATGAGAATGAAAGATGA
- a CDS encoding tetratricopeptide repeat protein yields MSVDIFFIGHRDPIFSLIILFSIILMIAALSYAWGIFSSKDEKKRIEKFIRKFDSKDGISSEHKQMLQSPEIDAQSLCMLGQTFAKNGDFEKSISVYLIALGKVRDKNEKEFILNELGEVYFKAGFLKKASEVFEKALELSPRNVVALRFLTMIDEKLKNYKEALYALNSLEELGVNVKDQKAYIKAISTLDDKSLSFKEKVEILSHLSQNFELLKRMILALFIRHNENLENLKDFAKFEDVLDLLYNLKTPINLSDPKYKSLFYAKGDIDEPCEIDGFELNIIKKLKDAKFDAAGLSFNYVCKSCKNSFPMHFYRCPVCHELGSVKILSHITEKPSEDSNTF; encoded by the coding sequence ATGAGCGTGGATATTTTTTTCATTGGGCACAGAGATCCGATATTTAGCCTTATTATTTTATTTAGCATTATTTTGATGATAGCCGCATTAAGCTATGCTTGGGGTATCTTTTCGAGCAAAGATGAGAAAAAAAGAATCGAAAAATTTATAAGAAAATTTGATAGCAAAGATGGCATAAGTAGCGAGCATAAACAGATGCTACAAAGCCCAGAGATAGACGCCCAAAGCCTTTGCATGCTGGGGCAAACTTTTGCCAAAAATGGTGATTTTGAAAAATCAATTAGTGTTTATCTCATCGCACTTGGCAAAGTTAGAGATAAAAATGAAAAAGAATTTATTCTAAACGAGCTTGGAGAGGTCTATTTTAAGGCTGGCTTTTTAAAAAAGGCTAGTGAGGTTTTTGAAAAGGCACTCGAGCTAAGCCCTAGAAATGTCGTCGCACTTCGTTTTCTGACAATGATAGATGAGAAGCTCAAAAACTACAAAGAAGCACTTTATGCGCTAAATTCGCTTGAAGAGCTGGGAGTAAATGTAAAAGATCAAAAGGCATATATAAAGGCGATCAGCACGCTTGATGATAAAAGCTTAAGTTTTAAAGAAAAGGTAGAAATTCTCTCTCACCTTAGCCAAAATTTTGAGCTTTTAAAACGCATGATCTTAGCCCTTTTTATAAGACATAATGAAAATTTAGAAAATTTAAAAGATTTTGCCAAATTTGAAGACGTACTTGATCTGCTTTACAACCTAAAAACGCCTATAAATTTAAGCGATCCAAAGTACAAATCACTCTTTTACGCAAAGGGTGATATAGATGAGCCATGTGAAATTGATGGTTTTGAGCTAAACATCATCAAAAAACTAAAAGACGCTAAATTTGACGCAGCAGGATTAAGCTTTAACTACGTTTGCAAAAGCTGCAAAAACTCATTTCCTATGCACTTTTACCGCTGTCCGGTCTGTCACGAGCTAGGAAGTGTAAAAATTTTATCCCACATCACAGAAAAACCAAGTGAAGATAGTAACACTTTTTAG
- the dnaG gene encoding DNA primase encodes MIDPKSIEKLKNQIDIVDIIEHYLPVKKMGANYKCVCPFHDDKNPSMSISQSKQIFHCFACKAGGDAIKFVMDYEKLTYPEAIERIASLVNFSLEYTSDKAPTQKENKHILEKANAFYRSEFFKHEAAVRYIYSRGINDAMIEKFELGWAGESASTIRLLQNENIEPKEALEVGIVKQNEKGIYASFIERITFPIYAHTAKLVGFGGRTISDHPAKYVNSPQSIVFDKSKLLYGYHLARQSIFEKKQIIITEGYLDVIMLHFAGFTNAVAVLGTALTTNHLPLLKRGEISVVLCFDGDSAGINAAIKSSRLLVQNEIDGSVVIIKDGADPADMVFAGRSNELEEMFGSGTELGEFYIEQIVKKYDITRPVQKQKCLEEIVEFTNSLKPIIAKSYELLVSNLLKIELNTFSLHGQRYISRQDQNFTNAATTNKQTAQKKDKTDILEFSVLKSMLANKNYETIVLNELEEKFFLHHKDYFQAVLLPNIEDNAVLVREIYVDESSNIASSEDSLKEAILKLKLKYYEKFREDTRKSQKPNKIEIMQKISEIIKGLHNKLQKN; translated from the coding sequence ATGATAGATCCAAAATCCATAGAAAAACTCAAAAATCAAATCGATATCGTTGACATTATAGAGCACTATTTGCCAGTCAAAAAAATGGGTGCAAACTACAAATGTGTCTGCCCATTTCACGATGACAAAAATCCTAGCATGAGCATAAGTCAAAGCAAACAAATTTTTCACTGTTTTGCTTGCAAGGCCGGCGGAGATGCGATCAAATTTGTAATGGATTATGAGAAATTAACCTATCCAGAAGCTATCGAAAGAATAGCTAGTCTTGTAAATTTTAGCCTTGAATACACAAGCGACAAAGCCCCAACACAAAAAGAAAATAAGCATATTTTAGAAAAGGCAAATGCCTTTTATAGGAGCGAATTTTTCAAGCATGAAGCCGCTGTGAGATATATCTATTCTCGTGGCATAAATGATGCGATGATCGAGAAATTTGAGCTTGGCTGGGCAGGTGAGAGCGCTAGTACTATCAGGCTTTTACAAAATGAAAATATCGAGCCAAAAGAGGCACTTGAAGTTGGCATTGTAAAGCAAAACGAGAAGGGAATTTATGCTAGTTTTATCGAGCGTATCACATTCCCTATATATGCACATACAGCAAAGCTAGTCGGCTTTGGCGGTAGAACGATCTCAGATCATCCTGCAAAATATGTAAATTCTCCACAAAGCATAGTTTTTGACAAGTCAAAGCTGCTTTACGGCTATCATTTAGCTAGACAAAGCATTTTTGAAAAAAAGCAGATTATCATCACAGAGGGATATTTAGATGTTATCATGCTGCACTTTGCTGGCTTTACAAACGCCGTTGCCGTGCTTGGGACTGCACTTACGACTAATCACTTACCACTTTTAAAAAGAGGAGAGATAAGCGTAGTGCTTTGTTTTGATGGTGACTCGGCTGGTATAAATGCCGCTATAAAATCATCTCGTCTTTTAGTGCAAAACGAAATAGATGGAAGCGTTGTAATCATAAAAGATGGTGCAGACCCTGCGGATATGGTCTTTGCAGGTAGAAGCAATGAGCTAGAAGAGATGTTTGGCTCAGGGACTGAGCTTGGTGAGTTTTATATAGAGCAAATTGTAAAAAAATATGATATTACGCGTCCAGTGCAAAAGCAAAAATGTTTAGAAGAGATAGTGGAATTTACAAATTCTCTAAAGCCAATAATCGCAAAAAGTTACGAATTACTAGTTTCAAATTTACTCAAAATAGAGCTAAATACTTTTAGCCTTCATGGACAAAGATATATAAGCAGACAAGATCAAAATTTTACAAATGCTGCAACGACAAATAAACAAACGGCTCAAAAAAAAGATAAAACTGATATTTTGGAATTTAGCGTTTTAAAGAGCATGCTTGCAAATAAAAATTACGAAACTATCGTTTTAAACGAGCTTGAGGAGAAATTTTTCTTGCATCATAAAGATTATTTTCAAGCTGTTTTATTGCCAAATATTGAAGATAATGCGGTACTTGTTAGAGAAATTTATGTTGATGAAAGCTCAAACATAGCTTCTAGTGAAGATAGCCTTAAAGAGGCCATTTTAAAGCTAAAGCTAAAATACTATGAGAAGTTTCGCGAAGATACCAGAAAATCACAAAAACCAAATAAAATCGAAATAATGCAAAAAATTTCAGAGATTATTAAAGGCTTACACAACAAGCTACAAAAAAATTAG
- a CDS encoding M20 family metallo-hydrolase, which produces MINFKRFEANFNAISRFGALTGGGLTRLAFSKEDLEARNFLINLIEENGFKLKIDNVGNIFAIYDDGCEPGEKPVCVGSHIDSVPNGGFYDGTLGVMAGLEALTSIKEAGVKLKRPLWLINFCCEESSRFKTATIGSKIISGKLGLQRLHELKDEDGISLFEAMSKFGLEPQNLNDSLLKEHSLHSYLELHIEQGPVLERSGISVGVLSGIAAPIRFEIIIHGKADHSGATPMNMRSDALLAASHIIIAANKFAKNKKTAVATIGYAHAKPGVLNVVPGEARLGVDLRDIDKASLEELNLELRNFIKELSGELNFSYEIRELSSDEPVKLSEHAINLLSEEATKLGIKTLTLPSGAGHDAMNLTKLASSVGMLFIPCIGGISHNIAEAINFDDAFKATQILTNALIKLSNE; this is translated from the coding sequence ATGATAAATTTTAAAAGATTTGAGGCGAATTTTAATGCTATAAGCAGGTTTGGAGCATTAACAGGTGGAGGGCTAACAAGGCTTGCATTTAGCAAAGAAGACTTGGAAGCTAGAAATTTTCTTATAAATTTAATAGAAGAAAATGGCTTTAAACTTAAAATTGACAATGTTGGCAATATTTTTGCCATATATGATGATGGCTGTGAGCCAGGCGAGAAGCCAGTTTGTGTGGGCTCTCATATAGATAGCGTGCCAAATGGTGGCTTTTATGATGGCACGCTTGGTGTCATGGCAGGACTTGAGGCGCTAACCTCGATAAAAGAAGCTGGCGTTAAATTAAAGCGCCCACTTTGGTTAATTAACTTTTGCTGTGAAGAGTCAAGTAGGTTTAAAACAGCAACCATTGGCAGCAAGATAATAAGCGGCAAACTTGGCCTACAAAGACTTCATGAATTAAAAGACGAAGATGGCATATCGCTTTTTGAAGCGATGAGTAAATTTGGACTTGAACCACAAAATTTAAATGATTCTCTTTTAAAAGAACACTCACTTCATTCATATTTGGAACTTCACATTGAACAAGGTCCAGTGCTTGAGCGAAGCGGTATAAGCGTTGGTGTATTAAGCGGTATCGCCGCTCCTATTAGATTTGAAATTATTATTCATGGTAAGGCAGATCACAGCGGTGCAACTCCGATGAATATGCGTAGTGACGCGCTGCTAGCTGCTTCACACATCATAATCGCTGCCAATAAATTTGCTAAAAATAAAAAAACAGCTGTGGCTACTATTGGTTACGCACATGCAAAGCCAGGCGTTTTAAACGTCGTGCCAGGCGAGGCAAGGCTTGGAGTTGATCTAAGAGATATTGATAAGGCAAGCTTAGAGGAGCTAAATTTAGAGCTTAGAAATTTTATAAAAGAGCTAAGCGGTGAGCTAAATTTTAGTTATGAGATAAGAGAACTAAGTAGTGACGAGCCAGTAAAACTAAGCGAGCATGCTATAAATTTACTAAGCGAAGAGGCTACTAAACTTGGCATAAAAACGCTTACTTTGCCAAGCGGAGCTGGACATGATGCGATGAATTTAACAAAACTTGCAAGTAGCGTTGGTATGCTTTTTATACCTTGTATTGGTGGCATCAGTCACAATATAGCAGAAGCTATAAATTTTGATGATGCTTTCAAAGCTACACAAATTTTAACAAATGCACTAATTAAACTATCAAATGAATAA
- a CDS encoding amidohydrolase → MDKIANLALSLKDELIKDRRYFHSHPETGWFTFFTTAVLAKRLSDLGYEISLGDKVVKADARLGLGLKEQCEKAIERAKKLLSPEEAKYLPYMKDGLTGLTAFIDTKRPGKFTAFRFDIDSVDVTESDEPTHRPYKEGFGADIAGITHACGHDGHISIGLGVAKLIAENLDDLNGKFKFIFQTAEEGTRGAVAMEAAGVLDGVEYLLGGHIGFQAKTNRGIICGTNKLLATSKFDVHITGRSAHAAGAPQDGTNALLAASQMALNMHGITRHAKGVTRINVGVLKAGEGRNVIAPNGYLACETRGEDTNLNDFMYEKCMDIVKGVSEIYGVESKVVKTGGTNGADSDKEVTEIFYEAAKQSPFIDDDKIVKELDFGACEDFAHFMRALQDRGAKSGYMMIGTNLKAGHHNCKFDFDEECLVAGVDVYLRSAYKLNGVKK, encoded by the coding sequence ATGGATAAGATAGCAAATTTGGCTCTTTCTTTAAAAGATGAGCTGATCAAGGATCGCAGGTATTTTCACTCGCATCCAGAGACTGGCTGGTTTACATTTTTTACGACCGCTGTGTTAGCAAAGAGGCTTAGTGACCTTGGTTATGAAATAAGCCTTGGTGACAAGGTCGTTAAAGCCGATGCAAGGCTTGGTCTTGGCTTGAAAGAGCAATGCGAAAAAGCAATAGAAAGAGCCAAAAAGCTCCTAAGCCCTGAAGAGGCAAAATATCTTCCTTATATGAAAGATGGCTTAACTGGCCTAACTGCCTTTATAGATACGAAAAGGCCTGGTAAATTTACAGCATTTAGATTTGACATTGATAGTGTTGATGTGACAGAGAGCGACGAGCCTACTCATAGACCTTATAAAGAGGGTTTTGGTGCAGATATCGCTGGTATCACGCATGCTTGCGGGCATGATGGTCATATATCTATAGGCCTTGGTGTAGCAAAACTTATAGCTGAAAATTTAGATGATCTAAATGGTAAGTTTAAATTTATCTTCCAAACAGCAGAAGAGGGCACAAGAGGAGCTGTGGCTATGGAAGCTGCTGGTGTGCTTGATGGCGTAGAGTATCTATTAGGCGGACATATCGGTTTTCAAGCAAAAACCAATAGAGGCATCATATGTGGAACAAATAAGCTACTTGCAACTTCAAAATTTGACGTACATATCACCGGTCGTTCAGCTCACGCAGCAGGTGCACCACAAGATGGCACAAATGCCCTTTTAGCCGCATCTCAAATGGCGCTAAACATGCATGGTATCACAAGACATGCAAAAGGTGTGACCAGGATAAACGTAGGCGTTTTAAAAGCCGGTGAAGGCAGAAACGTCATAGCACCAAACGGCTATCTAGCTTGTGAAACAAGAGGTGAAGATACAAATTTAAATGATTTTATGTATGAAAAATGCATGGATATTGTTAAAGGCGTGAGTGAAATTTATGGCGTAGAGAGTAAAGTCGTAAAAACTGGTGGCACAAATGGAGCCGATAGCGACAAAGAAGTAACTGAAATTTTCTATGAAGCTGCAAAGCAAAGCCCATTTATAGATGATGACAAGATCGTAAAAGAGCTTGATTTTGGTGCTTGTGAAGATTTTGCTCACTTTATGAGAGCTTTGCAAGATAGGGGCGCAAAGAGCGGATACATGATGATAGGAACAAATTTAAAAGCAGGCCATCACAACTGCAAATTTGACTTTGATGAGGAGTGCTTGGTAGCTGGAGTTGATGTCTATCTAAGATCTGCTTACAAATTAAATGGAGTAAAAAAATGA